A stretch of DNA from Babesia bovis T2Bo chromosome 2, whole genome shotgun sequence:
ACAACAAGGAAGAGATTATGTTTTTTTCACATGAAGTGTGTGAATAATTTATATGGCTTCTCTATCTACTGATTACGGTGGCCGTATTTTTTGGGTGGTTGTAGACATTAATAATTATTTTTCCAAACAACTAATCAGTATATAATACCACCTCCAAATAGATCATTCAAACATTTACAATGCGAATCACATGTTAGAATCATCTTGTTTGCTAATAAATGCATACAATCTGTATAGAGATGTGTAATGGTAATAACAGTGATTTATTAACACACATGATAAGAAACGTATCATTCAGGCACAATAATTAGAAATCGATGGCCGAATTTATAATGTGTAGATATACTTTATTATTTCAATGGTGCTGAATTAGTGATTCGACGCAGAGCTTCCAAATGTGTATCGTTTAAACAGCAGTTCAATAAAAGAAATTAGAAACTAATACAATAAACATTAAAAAACCTAATGTGGATCATTAGCTATACTCTAATGATGACCTCCTGTGTAGTAACACATCAATACGAAACTAGTCCCGGCAATTCGTGGATGTAAATTCGTTAACAATGTCTGGTCAAAGTAACATTTTTGCTGAATTCACGTCACTCGTTGAAAAGGCTGCGTTTGTTACTGTTGATACAGGTTTGTTTTTGAATATACGTAGACATGTCTAGAGCTCAGTGGTTTGACTGAAGATCGCAACAACATTACTTCATTGGATGAGTACCTACTCCTCCTTCGTGATGGCGTGACAACATATTCTATGTGTAGGTcttatgtatatagaatctTTATCTTGCTATAAAAATCTACTAGAATAACGTACTTTTCTGATtgcattctgtatataGCTTAATAGTTTATACAATAGAGAGTCTtgattgttatatatcaacgTTTCTTGTATTATAGTCTTACAATTTATTTGTATTCCGTACGCCAACGTAAAGATTCAATATCACTGATACTTTCCAGTACAGGTAGGATTCTGTCTGGCTGTCTACTGCTCTAGTACCCCTAACGGCAAGTGGATGTTATATCCCTACAACTTCTATGTTTATCCCAGTGATGTAGGTTTATAAAAGTAGATATACAAGGTGGAGTACGATTGATCTATATTCTGccttttctatatcttGTCAACGTTATCTAGTTGTTGAATATAATTCGTACACGTTTCATTAATATCCTATATTAATGAAATAATATGCCCTATGTTTCCCCCAACTTTATGATAACCATTTCCAGGACTGTGTCATGCATTTAAGGAGTTCGACTGTTACGTGGTTACATGCCCAGGGCTTTAATTTTATGCGTTGGATTTCTGAGGGGTTTGTTAATATGGGCGTTCTATACAAATTATAGGAGAGGATATCGCCGTCTTGAGTGCGAAGCTTCTACATCCGGTCGATCTAAGCGTCAGAAAAAAGTTAATCGCTACGGTCTCCAGCGTTATTTGGAGGTTATTAAGAAACACAACAAGCCGTTGGTTGTTCACAACGGTTTGCTAGATTTGTTACACTTATATGACAAGTTTATCGGTGTGATTCCTGAGCTACCCGGTGATATTTGTAACGCATTATATACTAAACTGGGTCCTGGGATATATGACACGAAGTATGTATCACGAACGCTGCAATCACTTGGCATCCAAGAGACATTAAAGTATGTATATGGgctattgaatatatatgtatagGGTCAACTCATTGGAAACGATATATCGTTACTATGACGAGCTCGTTAAATTTGGCAGTATCACCGAGATTTGTGACACTGAAAGCCACTTAAATTATAGCAAGTGTTTTTCCAAGACCGGTATGAGCAAACTTGCACTCGTCCACGAAGCTGGGTTTGATGCATTACTGACAGCTAGGGTGCGTTCCTAAGGTACATGATTGAATTCACAGGTTTTCGCTGGCCAAATATCGCTAATCACTAAGGCTGATTCGCTACCTCCGGACTACGTACCAGTACATTCAGACGATCCAACGTACGTTGCTATGTGATGAATCATACTGTTTAGGGACATGGGTACCACATTATCTGCGGTTATCAACCGAGTTAACATTCACGATCAAATTGGTATCGACTGTGTAAATTTGTTGACTGGTACCGGTTAATGGGTTATAGAGTTATCTGCATTGTAGTTATACGATGATTTAGACCGTAGAATGTCAATGATGGGTTTTTACAAGTTCATTGAAATATCAAATCGACATGCTATAATCATTGGGGGTAATATTTCTGCCGTTAATATAGTAAGAGGTATAATATTGATCCACAATACTAGAAAAGATCATAGGACGTACATATAATATCTAGCAGTCTATTAATGAGTACATATCCACTGCGGCAGTGATTTGTTATACAGTGGCGACATATCTACCTTTTGTTGACTTAATAGCACATACCGGtcaatgatatattagTTACTAATGTGGTGTCGTTTCTGTAATACTGGCTATCCTTCATCACTACCACATCGACGTCGTatacacatacacattgactGCATAGTTCATAATATggcaatgtaatatatttgtttcattttctttatgtttttatatctGATATACTGATGCTAATGGATTAGTGTCCATTATGTTATTGATTCGTCAGtattatttttatagaACACGCTGGCGGTATTGAGTGCAATACGTGGTCAGACGGTTGACCGCCGTCATTTTGATGGTCGTTTAGACCATGGTTTTGTACCGCAGCCTGAACATCGTGTTGACTACACATCGGTTCGTCGGTACAATGTTGACTTTTGTCCTATATACTCCTCTCCTGAGGGTATTGTACAGGTTGGGTAGCTATATTATTGATCAATGCTTTACAGCCTGGTGGGAGTAACTTGAAGTTGTATGTTGTATCTCGTCGTAACAGTCTTCCTGGATTTCAGTCATATTTACCCTTTGATGTATTCACTCAACTCAATCATTCCCATGGCGTTCAAGAACTGAGTCCCGGAGGTCAacgtgatatatttgactGTGGCATATCGAGCAGTGATGATGGTACTGAATTTGGTGGCAGTCCATATTTAACACCGAAATCGGTAGGCAAGCGCCTTGATTCTACTCGAAGTTCAATTCAACGCGAAGTAGTTTCACCAAATGTACAATACACGCCTGTAGCGTCAGTTTCTGCTACCCGTGGATTCCATGAGGGAACAGTCGATGCTCCTAATGTTGGTCTTAGCTCCACTGTGGTTCCAGAGGTAGTTGTCTCCTCTGGAAATGCGATTATTGCTCCACAACAAAGTCGTAAGAAAACTATTTCAGGCCGCCATGCGATAGAGCATCTATCGCCTACAGGTTATTCACCATTTGCTTCTtttggtaatatatatgcaaaTGGTCTCAAGGAACAAACAGGCGCGGATATACCCGCTGCGCCTGATCttcatatcgcaaaacCCGAAGTTCTCAAGAAACGTCGTGGTCGTAAACCCAAGGATGCTGCCAAGCGTGGTAGGAAAAAACATGTTACCTTGGTTCCCGATATGGTTCCTATTGATTCGGAGCCGTTGCCATTACGTATTGCTGATGCTTCGGTATTGGACACCTCTACAGATTATGTACACAGCCCTGGTACTAAGGCAGTACCACATGTTAGCACTGCCATGATGCCTTTGCCACCAGCAGTTGGTGATACCACTTCTATACATCGTATTAGTGATCACGTTGATTTGCGTCGTTTGAGCAACGGCAACATTTCATTGGATATTGGTGGCCATACAGGCGCTGAATCGATTGACAATCGCAGTGATGCCAATGTCCAGACGAATGCTATCGATGCTGGCCGACTATCGCTAGCAGTTGGCAGTGACGCCATTGATATGGGCGAGTATGCTACTCTAGAGGACCATGTACGCCGTGGTAGTTTAGGCGGGCCGAATAAACGACCGCGTCAGCGTGTTGCCAAGGACTCAATTAGCAGTGCTATGTTATTGAACAGTTGGTACATATCGTATGTAAACAAGGGCGACAAAAAGCGTGCTCGAAGGGCTGCTGTAGAGGATGCTGTGGTTTCTGATGATCGTCCCCGTCGGTATCCAACTCGTAATCGTTTACCTCCAATTCAACATTGGAATTCAAACTTCCATGAGGATGGTTCTTCTGTATTATTCCTTGTTGGTGTGACATCATCTGACGACACCAAGTTGAATCAATCGTTGGCTCCGTCAGATTTATTATCCGACGATGGTAACAGCCCGGTAGGGTCACCGGTGGCATCGCGTATGCAGCCTCGGAAGATCCCTGATGCTTCCCTGGTATTGAGTGACTCCGGTGGTACTATGGACGTCCATTTGGTCGAATCAAGTGCTGAAAGATACCTGCCTATAACAAATCACGTTTCAGGTCGGGAGGATATCGCCATATTACCCCTAAATTCACGTGGTGAGCGCACTCGAGAACCGAGATCTGATATTGACTTACGTGCCATTGAAGACGTTCGCACTGGGAAGTCCATCCCTAAGAGCGTACGCAAACCAGCTAAACGCGTGGAGGGCACTAGGAAATCTACTGCTGGGCGTAAGAAGGAGCGTAGGGAGATGACCGTTGGTG
This window harbors:
- a CDS encoding CAF1 ribonuclease family protein; this encodes MSGQSNIFAEFTSLVEKAAFVTVDTELSGLTEDRNNITSLDEYLLLLRDGVTTYSMLQVGFCLAVYCSSTPNGKWMLYPYNFYVYPSDDCVMHLRSSTVTWLHAQGFNFMRWISEGRGYRRLECEASTSGRSKRQKKVNRYGLQRYLEVIKKHNKPLVVHNGLLDLLHLYDKFIGVIPELPGDICNALYTKLGPGIYDTKYVSRTLQSLGIQETLKVNSLETIYRYYDELVKFGSITEICDTESHLNYSKCFSKTGMSKLALVHEAGFDALLTARVFAGQISLITKADSLPPDYVPVHSDDPTDMGTTLSAVINRVNIHDQIGIDCVNLLTGTG